Proteins encoded together in one Candidatus Binataceae bacterium window:
- a CDS encoding TIGR00725 family protein gives MNRAPTLAVIGAAQASPALSTLAYEVGAEIARQGAVLICGGRGGVMEAAAHGARDQGGHTIGILPGYERAAANPYIEFPIATGIGEARNVIVVASADAVIALQGAAGTLAEIGFALKLGRPLVALASWPELEISERAETPMAAVARALVMAGR, from the coding sequence ATGAACCGCGCTCCAACGCTCGCCGTAATCGGCGCGGCCCAGGCCTCGCCGGCCCTATCCACGCTGGCCTACGAAGTCGGAGCGGAAATCGCTCGCCAGGGCGCGGTGCTGATTTGCGGCGGACGCGGCGGCGTGATGGAAGCCGCGGCCCATGGCGCTCGCGACCAAGGCGGTCACACCATCGGGATCCTGCCCGGCTATGAGCGCGCGGCGGCCAATCCCTACATCGAATTTCCGATCGCCACCGGAATCGGCGAGGCGCGCAACGTAATCGTGGTCGCCAGCGCCGACGCCGTGATCGCGCTACAGGGCGCTGCCGGCACCCTGGCCGAAATCGGCTTTGCCCTCAAACTGGGCCGCCCGCTGGTGGCATTGGCAAGCTGGCCCGAGCTTGAAATCTCTGAGCGCGCCGAAACCCCAATGGCCGCTGTCGCCCGCGCGCTGGTAATGGCCGGGCGATGA